The following are encoded in a window of Clostridium thermarum genomic DNA:
- a CDS encoding carbohydrate ABC transporter permease has translation MDKLLRNKKAIFLFVFPALLIFAVVIILPICFSLYYSLLKWDGIGKGTFIGFKNYINLFVNNTDGFEKAVRNSFILALLSVFIQLPLSLLMALVLSRGVKGENFFRTVYFIPVIISTVVIGQLWMKIYNANYGMLNVFLRKIGLENLAQPWLASTKTALGAAFIPIVWQYIGYHMLLMYAAIKSISPDIYEAAKIDGATEFQMASRITIPLIKPILQVCVVFAVTGSFKAFDLIYILTNGGPLHASEVPSTLMYNTIFDKYMYGYGSAMSIFIIVECLVFTLIIRKLFEGRKAVEA, from the coding sequence ATGGATAAGTTATTAAGAAACAAAAAAGCGATCTTTCTCTTTGTTTTTCCAGCTCTATTGATATTTGCCGTAGTAATTATACTTCCTATTTGCTTCTCCTTATACTATAGTTTATTGAAATGGGATGGTATTGGAAAAGGAACTTTTATAGGCTTTAAAAATTATATAAATTTATTTGTAAATAATACCGATGGATTTGAGAAAGCTGTAAGGAATTCATTTATATTAGCATTACTTTCTGTATTTATACAGCTTCCACTATCACTTTTAATGGCTCTGGTGCTTTCAAGAGGAGTTAAAGGAGAAAATTTTTTTAGGACAGTGTACTTCATACCTGTTATAATATCCACCGTAGTAATTGGTCAGCTCTGGATGAAAATATATAATGCCAATTATGGAATGTTAAATGTGTTTTTAAGGAAAATAGGACTTGAAAACCTGGCCCAGCCATGGCTAGCAAGTACCAAGACTGCTCTTGGAGCTGCCTTTATTCCTATTGTATGGCAATATATAGGTTATCATATGCTTTTGATGTACGCTGCAATCAAGTCCATATCACCGGATATTTATGAAGCTGCTAAAATTGACGGGGCAACAGAATTTCAAATGGCCTCAAGAATAACTATTCCTCTTATCAAACCCATTCTGCAGGTTTGTGTAGTTTTTGCAGTTACAGGTTCATTTAAAGCCTTTGACTTGATATATATACTCACAAACGGAGGTCCGCTGCATGCCAGTGAGGTTCCAAGCACCTTGATGTACAATACTATATTTGACAAATATATGTATGGTTACGGAAGTGCAATGTCTATCTTTATCATTGTAGAATGTTTAGTGTTTACACTGATTATTCGTAAGTTGTTCGAAGGCAGAAAAGCAGTTGAAGCCTGA
- a CDS encoding extracellular solute-binding protein, with amino-acid sequence MSKKIRTLSALLTSILLTAGLAGCGSKSTSGNGEKITLKLWHIYTAQDANTEGFKAAIKDWNDANPNVQIEAEATENEAYKTKIKTAVSANEAPDIFFSWGAGFAQPFVEAGKVLALDDYLKDGTKDKLTGGALTYVTYDEKIYGLTFFSGAGTFFVNKEMFEQHDVKIPETFDELLDAVKAFRAKGIVPMAVGEKDKWPGMFYYDILAMRAGGSKLSNDALAGKASFEDPAFVTAAEKLLQLIDAGAFDEAALGLTRDESEIPFIQGQIPMYYNGSWVAGSIEKDDSPTKGKIEARNFPVLTDGKGDKDEILGGSVDCFMVKANTKYKDEAVRAVKFITEAFAKHGYELGAGIPAWKVSVDESKISPLTKQVSAIVQKSTGSTIWWDTYLSGADADTHKDLVAKLFGKTITPEEFAKQMQAINEK; translated from the coding sequence ATGAGTAAAAAAATCAGGACTCTTTCAGCTTTACTGACGTCAATCCTTCTTACCGCAGGTCTGGCAGGATGCGGAAGCAAGTCCACTAGCGGTAATGGAGAAAAAATTACTTTAAAATTATGGCACATTTATACTGCGCAGGATGCAAATACAGAAGGTTTTAAGGCTGCAATTAAGGACTGGAATGATGCTAATCCTAATGTTCAAATTGAGGCAGAAGCAACAGAAAATGAAGCTTATAAGACAAAAATAAAAACTGCTGTATCTGCTAACGAAGCTCCTGACATATTCTTCTCTTGGGGAGCAGGTTTTGCTCAACCTTTTGTTGAGGCAGGTAAAGTGTTGGCTTTAGATGACTATCTAAAGGATGGAACAAAGGACAAGCTTACTGGAGGAGCACTTACTTATGTAACCTACGATGAAAAAATTTATGGACTAACCTTCTTCTCCGGTGCTGGAACATTCTTTGTAAACAAAGAAATGTTCGAACAACATGATGTTAAGATACCTGAAACCTTTGATGAATTATTGGATGCTGTAAAAGCCTTCAGAGCTAAGGGAATAGTTCCTATGGCTGTTGGAGAAAAGGACAAGTGGCCTGGTATGTTCTACTATGATATTTTAGCTATGAGAGCTGGAGGCTCAAAATTGAGCAATGATGCACTAGCTGGTAAAGCTTCCTTTGAAGACCCTGCTTTCGTCACTGCTGCTGAAAAACTGTTACAGCTTATAGACGCCGGTGCTTTTGATGAAGCAGCTCTAGGTCTCACAAGAGATGAATCAGAAATTCCATTCATTCAGGGACAGATTCCTATGTACTACAATGGAAGCTGGGTTGCAGGATCCATAGAAAAAGATGATTCACCTACAAAGGGAAAGATAGAAGCCAGAAACTTCCCTGTGCTTACTGACGGAAAAGGGGACAAAGATGAGATCTTAGGCGGATCAGTAGACTGCTTTATGGTTAAAGCTAATACAAAATATAAAGATGAAGCTGTAAGAGCTGTTAAATTCATAACAGAAGCATTTGCAAAGCATGGATATGAATTAGGTGCCGGAATACCAGCTTGGAAGGTATCCGTTGATGAATCCAAGATATCACCACTAACTAAGCAGGTTAGTGCAATAGTTCAAAAGTCCACTGGAAGTACAATTTGGTGGGATACTTACCTAAGTGGTGCTGATGCCGATACTCATAAGGATTTGGTAGCAAAACTCTTTGGTAAGACAATAACACCTGAAGAGTTTGCAAAACAGATGCAGGCAATAAATGAAAAATAA
- a CDS encoding response regulator — MSSDTIRVLIVDDEYLVRNLLKKCIDWNSLGMEIIGEAASGNEAIELTDKYKPDLVFTDICMANMDGIQFADYVIKKYPNIKVAVISGYNDFKYAQRGIKAGIKDYILKPIDDEIVKNTALKLKGEIEKDRAVFSEYTSLKKQVIENRPFFAERFLNRLIQPDLDVEEIQRQMTYLDFNFGSDIFQVALVDMKFTHRGDQAKDIEKEVYVSQAMDALKPILRDKRDIHICFDMNYRITIIDNREDNILEEFIEQIKEKILNKFNVIYSIGLGTRKKGIENIEKSYREALKALERPKGKKPNKLIDDISKYMKQNLGDSELSLTKIAKVFFINPSYLSRIFKKETGINIMDYLTKLRIEEALLLLKNTDLKAYEIGEKVGVPDSSYFSTCFKKYTGLSVSEYRKM; from the coding sequence ATGAGCAGTGATACTATAAGGGTTTTAATTGTGGATGATGAATATTTAGTGAGAAATCTATTAAAAAAGTGTATTGATTGGAATTCCTTAGGTATGGAGATAATAGGGGAGGCTGCTTCGGGAAATGAGGCCATAGAACTTACTGATAAATATAAGCCGGACTTGGTGTTTACGGATATTTGCATGGCCAATATGGACGGTATACAATTTGCAGATTATGTAATTAAGAAATATCCAAACATTAAGGTGGCTGTTATTTCTGGCTACAATGATTTCAAGTATGCTCAGAGAGGCATAAAGGCAGGAATAAAGGATTATATTCTTAAACCTATTGATGATGAGATAGTTAAGAATACTGCACTGAAACTGAAAGGTGAGATAGAAAAGGACCGGGCAGTTTTTTCAGAATATACCTCCTTAAAGAAACAAGTAATTGAAAATAGGCCTTTCTTTGCAGAAAGATTTTTGAACAGACTAATTCAACCGGATCTAGATGTTGAGGAAATACAAAGGCAAATGACCTATTTGGATTTTAATTTTGGAAGTGATATATTTCAAGTGGCATTAGTTGACATGAAATTTACTCATAGAGGGGATCAGGCAAAGGACATAGAAAAGGAAGTATATGTAAGCCAGGCTATGGATGCCCTTAAGCCCATCCTGAGAGATAAAAGAGATATTCATATATGCTTTGATATGAATTACAGAATAACAATTATAGATAACAGAGAAGATAATATTCTTGAAGAATTTATTGAACAGATTAAGGAAAAGATCTTAAATAAGTTTAATGTAATATACAGTATAGGTTTGGGAACAAGAAAAAAGGGCATTGAAAATATAGAAAAGTCTTATAGAGAAGCCTTGAAGGCTTTGGAAAGGCCTAAAGGGAAGAAACCCAATAAGCTTATTGATGACATAAGCAAATATATGAAACAAAATCTAGGTGACAGTGAATTATCCCTGACCAAAATAGCAAAGGTGTTTTTTATTAATCCCAGCTATTTAAGCCGAATATTTAAGAAGGAAACAGGAATAAATATTATGGACTATCTGACTAAGCTCAGGATTGAAGAAGCCTTACTGCTTCTGAAAAATACGGATTTAAAGGCTTATGAAATTGGCGAAAAGGTAGGAGTTCCTGATTCCAGTTACTTTAGTACATGCTTTAAAAAATATACCGGCCTGTCGGTAAGCGAATATAGAAAGATGTAA
- a CDS encoding sensor histidine kinase, whose protein sequence is MWKKLIDKFKDLKIGTKIIVCYLIIAVISMSISTLIYQKINARIMTEKVSEMALQTLQTIDANLNLLIYTVNNESKILLSNQGIQEVLASGSEKFNYNNQMKVNRYLTEFIQSNMFISSVYIFDNYGNKFYVDKRTFQAFSLYDLRNSKWYDKLVEAKGGYIIKLTGKELYNKPNERYVSMMRIINDLDTQKPIGTMIINIPEDAIINSFKDIMKDGEAVIQLKDGNYNDIIHSNDLDQYNLDDNFKKLKTGEHFYSIKKVEGKDYITSYLRSSLNWTIVSIVPYQELSKQSNIYKVVLLAMFLFNGVLSLSGLIFTSSGITRPIHKLIKSMKGVEKGTFKKVNIATGNDEIGELKNVYNTMIQKIENLIEEIVKEQKIKRKAELDVLQSQIKPHFLYNSFDAISSLALDNRNQEVYQIIKALGNFYRTSLNNGKEVITVEEEVQTVRNYLTIMQIRYDNLFTVDMDIDERVSKYKILKLVLQPLVENSIYHGIKPTGKKGRIFIGAYSKEAYIELIVSDDGIGMDEEKLKSLTKEGTPGIGLRGTIERLNIFYNGKSKFKIDSRLDAGTTVVIYIPIEEVEDYEQ, encoded by the coding sequence ATGTGGAAAAAACTAATTGATAAATTTAAGGACCTTAAGATTGGGACAAAGATAATAGTCTGTTATCTGATAATCGCAGTAATTTCCATGTCTATAAGCACTCTTATTTACCAGAAAATCAATGCCAGAATAATGACTGAAAAGGTTAGCGAAATGGCCCTGCAAACCCTTCAGACCATTGATGCCAATTTAAATCTATTAATATATACGGTAAATAATGAATCAAAAATTCTCTTATCAAATCAAGGCATTCAGGAAGTATTGGCCAGCGGCAGTGAGAAATTTAATTACAATAATCAGATGAAAGTCAACAGATACTTAACAGAATTCATACAATCAAATATGTTTATATCTTCGGTATATATTTTTGACAATTATGGGAACAAGTTCTATGTAGACAAGAGAACCTTTCAAGCCTTTAGTCTCTATGATTTAAGAAATTCAAAATGGTATGACAAGCTTGTGGAAGCTAAAGGAGGCTATATAATTAAGCTCACAGGAAAGGAGCTATATAATAAGCCCAATGAAAGATATGTTTCAATGATGAGAATAATCAATGACCTTGATACACAGAAGCCTATCGGAACTATGATAATCAACATTCCTGAAGATGCTATAATAAATTCTTTTAAAGATATCATGAAAGACGGTGAAGCAGTTATTCAGTTAAAGGATGGGAATTATAATGACATTATCCATTCAAATGATTTAGACCAGTATAATTTGGATGATAATTTTAAGAAGCTGAAAACCGGAGAACATTTTTATTCAATAAAAAAGGTAGAGGGGAAGGATTATATAACCTCTTACCTAAGAAGCAGCTTAAATTGGACAATAGTGAGCATAGTTCCCTACCAAGAGCTTTCAAAGCAATCCAACATTTACAAGGTTGTTCTTTTGGCCATGTTCTTATTTAATGGAGTTTTGAGCTTATCAGGACTCATATTTACTTCTTCCGGCATAACAAGACCCATACACAAACTCATAAAGTCTATGAAGGGCGTTGAAAAGGGCACATTTAAAAAAGTAAATATTGCTACAGGAAATGATGAGATAGGTGAATTAAAAAATGTGTATAATACCATGATTCAAAAAATTGAGAACCTTATTGAAGAGATTGTAAAGGAACAGAAGATTAAGAGGAAGGCAGAGTTAGATGTACTTCAGTCACAAATTAAGCCCCACTTTTTATATAATTCCTTTGATGCTATCAGCTCTTTGGCCTTAGACAATAGGAACCAAGAGGTGTATCAAATTATAAAAGCCCTGGGAAATTTTTATAGGACGAGTCTTAACAATGGGAAAGAGGTAATAACTGTTGAGGAGGAGGTTCAGACTGTAAGGAACTATCTCACTATAATGCAGATAAGATATGATAATCTGTTCACAGTAGATATGGATATAGACGAGAGGGTTAGTAAATATAAAATACTAAAATTGGTTTTGCAGCCTTTGGTAGAAAATTCCATATATCATGGAATAAAACCAACAGGGAAAAAGGGCAGAATTTTTATAGGTGCCTATAGTAAAGAAGCTTATATAGAGCTTATAGTTTCCGATGATGGAATTGGAATGGATGAAGAGAAACTAAAGTCCCTGACTAAAGAGGGAACACCAGGCATTGGCCTTAGGGGAACTATAGAGAGGCTCAATATTTTTTATAATGGGAAGAGTAAATTTAAGATAGATAGCCGGTTGGATGCTGGTACCACAGTAGTAATTTATATTCCAATAGAAGAGGTGGAAGATTATGAGCAGTGA
- a CDS encoding DNA polymerase Y family protein → MARLIFHIDVNSAYLSWEAVYRLQHGEDVDLREIASVVGGDEASRHGIVLAKSIPAKKYDIKTGETLFSARLKCPELVTVPPRYWLYMQSSAAMHKILLEYTPTIQRFSVDESFLDLSNMEHLYPDYYELANKIRERIKKELGFTVNIGISNNKLLAKVASDFQKPDKVHTLFHHEIKEKMWPLPVEDLFMVGRATAEKLHRLNIYTIGDLANYDIGILKSKLKSHGVMIWNYANGIENSEVRKSNHIVMKGVGNSTTVPFDVDDAEMAHKVLLSLCESVAMRLRDAHSSCRVISVSVKGSNLISYSHQKKLDVPTDSTRKIAEAACRLFDEVWNGHPIRHLGVHATELGSNDFYQGYLLDDFNYEKDRAVNDVVDKIRLKYGSKAIMRSCFLNSGLSSMTGGVGEEDYPVMTSIL, encoded by the coding sequence ATGGCAAGGTTAATCTTCCACATTGATGTTAATTCTGCATACCTTTCCTGGGAGGCGGTATACAGACTTCAACATGGAGAGGATGTGGATCTAAGGGAAATTGCCAGTGTGGTAGGCGGGGATGAAGCCAGCCGTCATGGGATAGTCTTAGCAAAATCCATACCGGCGAAAAAGTATGATATCAAGACCGGAGAGACTCTGTTCAGTGCAAGGCTTAAGTGTCCGGAATTAGTGACGGTGCCACCGCGATACTGGCTTTATATGCAAAGCAGTGCAGCCATGCACAAGATTTTATTAGAATATACTCCTACCATCCAGAGGTTTTCTGTGGACGAAAGTTTTTTGGACTTATCAAATATGGAGCATTTGTATCCAGATTACTATGAACTGGCAAATAAAATCAGAGAACGAATAAAGAAGGAACTGGGTTTTACAGTGAACATCGGCATATCTAATAATAAACTGCTAGCAAAGGTGGCGTCAGACTTTCAAAAGCCCGATAAGGTACATACGCTGTTTCACCATGAAATTAAGGAAAAGATGTGGCCGCTGCCGGTAGAGGATTTATTCATGGTTGGAAGGGCCACTGCAGAAAAATTACATAGGCTTAATATTTATACCATTGGAGATCTGGCTAATTATGATATAGGAATACTAAAAAGTAAGCTAAAAAGTCATGGTGTTATGATATGGAATTACGCCAATGGAATTGAAAACTCTGAGGTTAGAAAGAGTAATCATATTGTCATGAAGGGCGTTGGAAATTCTACTACCGTGCCTTTCGATGTAGATGATGCAGAAATGGCCCATAAAGTCCTGCTTTCCTTATGTGAGTCCGTAGCAATGAGACTTAGGGATGCCCACAGCAGCTGCAGGGTTATATCTGTCAGTGTAAAGGGCAGCAATTTGATAAGCTATTCCCATCAGAAAAAGCTTGATGTCCCAACGGACTCCACAAGAAAAATTGCAGAGGCGGCCTGTAGGCTTTTCGATGAGGTTTGGAACGGTCATCCTATAAGGCACCTGGGGGTACATGCAACAGAGCTTGGCTCCAATGACTTTTACCAAGGCTACCTCTTAGATGATTTCAATTATGAGAAGGATAGAGCTGTCAACGACGTAGTGGATAAGATAAGGTTAAAGTATGGTTCAAAGGCAATTATGCGGTCTTGTTTTTTAAACTCCGGCCTAAGCTCCATGACCGGTGGAGTAGGGGAAGAGGATTATCCGGTAATGACCAGTATATTGTAA
- the cwlD gene encoding N-acetylmuramoyl-L-alanine amidase CwlD, whose translation MVILFFKRTLSSSFIILYLTISPYTQAALESKNCTLTPPPQSTNKTILIDPGHGGIDGGAVSKNGTLEKDINLSIGLKLRAALTASGFKVKMTRESDVGLYRSKHPVRKSKQEDLHKRCILKAETSCDVFISIHQNYFPEEKYSGAQVWYCKPPESKLLAQIIQKNLRADLDSNNKREEKSAGNLYRILKCHCEIPSVIVECGFLTNPAEELKLRDENYQQRIAASLCKSIIEFFNLQANGENKNNPNS comes from the coding sequence GTGGTTATATTGTTCTTTAAGAGGACTTTATCTTCTAGCTTCATAATATTATATTTGACAATCAGCCCCTATACTCAGGCAGCTCTTGAGTCCAAAAATTGCACCTTAACACCTCCACCGCAAAGTACAAATAAAACTATACTTATAGACCCAGGCCATGGCGGAATAGATGGAGGCGCAGTTTCCAAGAACGGTACCCTGGAAAAGGATATTAATCTAAGCATAGGTCTTAAATTAAGAGCTGCCTTAACAGCCTCCGGCTTCAAAGTTAAAATGACCAGAGAAAGTGATGTGGGTCTTTATAGGTCAAAGCATCCGGTAAGAAAGTCTAAGCAGGAAGATTTACACAAACGTTGTATCCTAAAAGCAGAAACCAGCTGCGATGTATTTATAAGTATTCATCAAAATTATTTTCCGGAAGAAAAGTACTCTGGTGCCCAGGTATGGTATTGTAAACCGCCTGAAAGTAAGCTATTAGCTCAGATAATTCAAAAGAACTTAAGGGCAGACTTAGATAGCAATAATAAAAGAGAAGAGAAATCCGCCGGCAACCTATATAGAATATTGAAATGTCATTGTGAAATTCCATCGGTAATCGTGGAGTGTGGATTTTTAACCAATCCCGCGGAAGAACTGAAGCTCCGTGATGAAAACTACCAGCAGAGGATTGCAGCTTCTTTGTGCAAATCAATAATTGAATTTTTTAATCTGCAAGCAAATGGAGAAAACAAAAACAACCCTAATTCCTGA
- a CDS encoding YhgE/Pip domain-containing protein translates to MRLKNARDNKKFLMTILSLSLVAVLFVPVLYSFIYLDSIWDVYGDLDTVPVAVVNLDKPVTKDCKEYAVGRELEENLRNNDKLSWQFVSHEEAVKGVEGTKYYALIEVPEDFSEKISEAQDGSFESPELIYMANEGRNFVFSQLSSKIAESIKNEVSSSIQKEVSKALVDSLYDVKVSINDASEGASDLHEGTEVLLSGSADLSKGLNEAAEGSKQLTEGLQTIKEGQSQITNGAQALVDGLNTFKSSLTSSNDQIPLLVQGSAEVSKNTELIEKGAEQLSSSLNTGLNALADGINQTASGISQASAILNAEVDNIKKSNLSEEDKAKLIAVIGAVNKINSSNLKDNIEAPLRKAAGSAEPLASNLKKLSEGTKSVAAGTLQLAQGLADTQSKVAAGSDKLIEGAQVLQQGSSTILNGMDTAVEKTGQLSKGLEKLSSGSVALKDGLQQLNDGTAKFSESLKDGYDKISSNLKFDSENMSQFISDPVALKDNSINQVDYYGEGLSPYFISLSLWIGAMFISLIFSIAKSLKAFDSKFMNSFIGKFVVGSALTAVQAVILTVVVVKGLNLKPVSVPEFYLSNIFIAIVFFGVMYGLSHAIGVLGAPIMFVVLILQLASSAGTFPIETAPRFYQVIGKFVPMTYSVSILRMIISGINSSLLNKNISAMLIFAVVFLGGGFIIRTIINLVKGNKQAVTESQAA, encoded by the coding sequence ATGAGGTTAAAAAATGCAAGAGACAATAAAAAGTTCTTGATGACCATTTTGTCTCTGTCACTCGTTGCTGTATTGTTTGTACCAGTGTTATATTCCTTTATTTATCTCGACAGTATTTGGGATGTATACGGGGATCTGGATACGGTACCTGTGGCCGTTGTTAATCTGGATAAGCCGGTTACAAAGGACTGCAAGGAATATGCGGTAGGAAGAGAACTGGAAGAGAACCTTAGGAACAATGATAAGTTATCTTGGCAGTTTGTTAGTCACGAGGAAGCCGTGAAGGGAGTAGAAGGTACAAAATATTATGCCCTAATAGAGGTTCCGGAAGACTTTTCTGAAAAAATTTCAGAGGCACAAGATGGAAGTTTTGAAAGTCCAGAGCTAATATATATGGCAAACGAAGGAAGAAATTTTGTATTTTCACAGTTATCCTCAAAGATTGCAGAGAGCATAAAAAATGAAGTAAGCTCCAGCATACAAAAGGAAGTTTCAAAGGCTTTAGTAGATAGCTTGTATGATGTGAAAGTTTCTATCAATGATGCCAGTGAAGGAGCTTCTGACCTTCATGAGGGTACAGAAGTGCTTCTAAGTGGAAGCGCAGATTTATCCAAAGGTCTTAACGAAGCCGCTGAAGGTTCTAAGCAGCTGACAGAGGGATTGCAGACCATTAAAGAGGGACAAAGTCAGATAACTAATGGAGCCCAAGCCCTAGTGGATGGGTTAAATACTTTCAAAAGCAGTCTTACAAGCTCCAACGATCAGATTCCACTGTTGGTACAAGGATCGGCAGAAGTTAGTAAAAATACTGAACTGATTGAAAAAGGTGCTGAACAATTAAGTTCATCACTTAATACAGGTCTCAATGCTCTGGCTGATGGTATCAATCAGACTGCCAGTGGTATTAGCCAAGCTTCCGCAATACTTAATGCTGAAGTGGACAATATTAAGAAGTCTAATCTAAGTGAAGAAGATAAAGCTAAGCTTATTGCTGTAATAGGAGCAGTTAATAAAATTAACAGTTCAAATTTAAAGGATAATATTGAGGCACCGCTGAGAAAGGCGGCAGGATCAGCAGAACCGTTGGCAAGTAACCTAAAGAAGCTGAGTGAAGGTACAAAAAGTGTTGCAGCTGGGACTCTTCAGCTAGCACAGGGCCTTGCTGATACACAAAGCAAAGTGGCAGCTGGATCTGACAAACTTATAGAAGGAGCCCAAGTACTTCAGCAGGGAAGCAGCACTATACTTAATGGAATGGATACCGCAGTAGAAAAGACCGGCCAGCTTTCAAAGGGCTTAGAGAAGTTAAGCAGCGGTTCAGTTGCCTTGAAGGATGGACTGCAGCAGCTCAATGACGGTACTGCTAAGTTCAGTGAAAGTTTAAAGGATGGCTATGATAAAATCAGCAGCAATCTAAAGTTTGATTCTGAGAATATGTCTCAGTTTATTTCAGATCCGGTAGCTTTAAAGGATAATTCCATAAACCAAGTAGACTATTATGGAGAAGGTTTGTCACCATATTTCATATCCTTATCCCTATGGATCGGGGCAATGTTTATAAGCCTTATATTCTCAATTGCCAAGTCCTTAAAGGCCTTTGACAGCAAGTTCATGAACAGCTTTATAGGAAAGTTTGTAGTAGGTTCAGCCCTGACTGCAGTGCAGGCTGTAATATTGACAGTAGTAGTTGTGAAAGGTTTGAATCTTAAACCTGTAAGTGTACCAGAGTTCTATTTAAGCAATATATTTATAGCTATTGTATTCTTTGGTGTTATGTATGGGCTATCCCATGCAATAGGGGTATTAGGAGCACCAATTATGTTTGTAGTTCTCATACTGCAGTTGGCTTCTTCAGCAGGAACCTTCCCTATAGAAACAGCGCCAAGATTCTATCAAGTTATTGGGAAGTTTGTTCCAATGACTTACTCCGTAAGTATATTGAGAATGATTATATCAGGAATAAATTCCTCCCTTCTCAATAAAAACATCAGTGCAATGCTTATTTTTGCAGTTGTATTTTTGGGCGGTGGCTTTATTATCAGAACAATAATTAACCTTGTAAAAGGTAATAAACAAGCCGTAACAGAATCTCAGGCGGCATAG
- a CDS encoding TetR-like C-terminal domain-containing protein, which yields MEERKIDRRIRRTKKLLLQGLTKLMSEKKISNITVKELTDLVDVNRSTFYLYYRDIYDMVEQIETEMFNDFTEAFNRFSKETATYENLISFFTYVFEFVQDNAEMCKILLGHDGDYSFVQKFKQAITESKPLLDDSLSKIKIHFLRPFIVGGCIGIIQQWLADDMTVSPKEMAMIVTELIPYGGK from the coding sequence ATGGAAGAGCGAAAGATTGATAGACGTATTCGCAGAACTAAAAAATTACTGCTGCAAGGACTTACAAAGCTTATGTCAGAAAAGAAAATCAGTAACATCACCGTAAAGGAACTTACTGATTTGGTAGATGTGAACAGGTCCACCTTTTATCTCTACTATCGCGATATATATGATATGGTAGAGCAGATAGAAACAGAAATGTTCAATGACTTCACTGAAGCCTTTAATAGATTTTCGAAGGAAACCGCTACTTATGAAAACTTGATTTCCTTTTTCACCTATGTATTTGAGTTTGTTCAAGATAACGCAGAGATGTGTAAGATACTGCTTGGCCATGATGGTGACTATTCCTTTGTTCAGAAATTCAAACAGGCCATCACCGAGTCTAAGCCCCTACTTGATGACTCGCTATCAAAGATAAAAATTCATTTTCTAAGACCTTTTATAGTTGGGGGCTGCATTGGTATAATTCAGCAGTGGTTGGCGGATGATATGACGGTTTCTCCAAAGGAAATGGCTATGATTGTTACAGAACTTATCCCTTATGGCGGTAAATAA
- a CDS encoding FeoB-associated Cys-rich membrane protein — protein MANVIVVLVILAIVGASTAKVIIEKKKGVKCIGCPHSGKSNCGCDSKK, from the coding sequence ATGGCAAATGTAATAGTAGTTTTGGTCATATTAGCAATAGTAGGTGCTTCAACCGCAAAGGTAATTATTGAAAAGAAAAAGGGAGTCAAGTGTATTGGCTGTCCACATTCCGGTAAGAGTAATTGCGGTTGCGACTCAAAAAAGTAG